The nucleotide window ATATTTTCAGCTTGATTTGAATTACTCAGGTGCATCTTAGCTAGTACTTTTTTTCACTCCAATAGTTTACTCTAAAAATGATTTACAATTAGTGTTGGGTCGCGGATCAAACCTGTCCCTCTTGACCTGCTAATCCGTAGGTTGagtgatttttttattcataaaatttgACTTGTTTGACTCGCAAAAAAGTAGAAAACATGCACCGCCCCGCTTAAACGGCTAGACCcgcatataatattaataataataaaattattatttaaaatatgtttattaataaaaataataaaaaatctatttatatttaaaattaaacaatttttaaattttcttaaaaatagttttttattaaaaatctctTTTTTTGTGGGTTAGTGGGTATAATTTGGCTGACCCGTCCTCTTAGAAAACATTCGACCTGCATCcgcaaatcattttttcaaaTCACTCAACCCATGCCGCGGGCATGTCAAACGGGGCGAGCCGGTAATGATTCAAATTCCCAGCTCTATTTACAATCTTGTAACATCAACTGTGTCCGTCTTTATGAATAAAAGCCAATATACCTTCGTCGAGGGCGCTCACGGCAAAGGATCCAGAACCACATAATTACTGAATCAAGTATCTCAAGAGGATTTAATTTCAAACAAATATGTGATTTCTCTGTCAGTAATCATTACCTGGACGGCTTTGGTAACGGTGAGGAAAAGAGTCATGTTATATTACTCCTAAGGTTGAAACTCTTAAAGTCAAATACACACCATGAGGCGCCACGTAAAAAAGACTTCCATGCTAACGTTGGCATTCCATCTGTAATGGAGGCTGAGTGtttctttcaaaaaaagaaaagaaaagaaatgagTTTGGTGTCGCAAACCAAGatacagagagaagagaaataaGCCAAGCGTGTTGCTGAGTTAAGGACACCTCATAAATCATAACCGCACTAATAAACTGATGGCATTACATCAGCCAATTATGAGTTGGAATTAAGAAGCTCATGTACTGGGCATGACCAACCAAATGTAGTCAGTCTATCAGCACTTCAGAAGTTATTTATTTGGTTCCATCAAGTCAATAATTAACATTGCACAACAGAAACGCTTGCAGGTATCTGTTCTGTAAAAAATAAGGGGACAAACGTAAGTGGATACTAGATCTTGACCAAATACGCAACATTCATTGACACAGAACTCTTCATTCTCCTTTATTCTTTTCTGTTATCTGTTTTAAAGTTGTTTAGCTGATAGGAAATTAGTCAAACGATGCATCTATTGTAAGAAAAGCTTTTGAGTTGAAAAAATTtaacacattaaaaaaaaaattgatctgCAATTGCTTGGTTTACAAATCTGTAAAGCGGTTACTATTATGACTTTTCAGAAAGCAAGAGACTTGGAGACAAAAGCTGCAATTGCTTGCAGAGCGACATCTTCAACTAGATCTTGTGTCAAACCCTTTGCTTCAAGGTGCTTCTTCCCAATCTTGAAGGAGTGATCTCCACCATCGATGACATGCACTTCAGTCACAGCTTTCATTTTGTTGCAAACAGCTTGGAGCTTATCCAGTGGACACATAGGATCTTTGCTACCCTTTTTGatacaaagaaaaacaacatAATCCAGAGATCCATTAACAATCATGTACAACCCCCTAGAGAATAGTCATGTAAAACTTAATATGCATATAAAAGATACCTGCACAAACATCACAGGGATTTCCATTTTCAACAAGGTTTCATCTCTTATTGCACCTTTCATGCCCTAAAGATTTAACAAAACGATGTAAAGATCCCTTCCATTTATCAATCAGATAATCACAGGGGAAAAAGAAATGTAGAAACATAACCTTAAGTGGATATCCCAAGCATATAACAGCTGAAACCGGAATATCTTCATCCACGGCTACCATGCAGCTTACTCTGCAAAAGGATAAAATCacattcaatattttaaaaagggTTTGTAAACAGAGTATGAGAGAGAAGGAGATATACCTTGAACCCATTGATTTACCAGCCAATATCAAAGGATGACCAGGGAACTTAGCAGCAGTTTCTTTGACAAGATCTAAATGAAATTGAACGAGCTTTTCAGCTTTTGGAGGAACTCTTCTTTTCCCTCCAGCAATATCTATCTACCCAGAAATTTCAAAATTCACACTTAAGTTTCTATCAAGACCAcaaatattatcattattattataaaaaaaaagtacagAATTCACTGACAAGGGTAATCAAATGTGATAACTTCAACGGCTGATAAGCTCTTCTTTAGCTTATCCTTCCATCTAAGCCAAAACAGAAGAAAAATTAAGACAATTCTGTGTGTCCAAAGAAGTACACAAACGCGTACCGAATCATCCAGTCGGAAGAAGAGGGAGCTCCGGCACCGTGAGCAAATATGACTACCggcaaagaagaagatgaaatctCTGATTCTTCATCAGCGAAACATAACTCTTCAGCTTCCCTTCTTCTTTTATTTGAAGCTTCCATTGATGATGAAACCTGCTGGAAATCTCAGAAACCCTAAAGAATGGGGAAAATCATTTAACTTTCGCGCGCAATTAAGACTGTTTGAGAGAGTTATAATTGGGCCAACAAATATATAGGCCCAAAAGGCTACAAATGTGGAAaggaataaattttttattgtatatttaaactaaaaaataaaataaatgatgtttttaaaaaattaccaaaaattaaataaataaagttaaCATAGTTTGTGTGGAAAAGGTAAAATTTTGTAAGATAGATGctgacaaaagaaaatatattagatTGATTACTATTCAAAGGAATATTATAGTTTGGTTCATGAGAGCATGATTAATCATGGTTTTTTAGCCGGAGTTCTTAATTTATGATttgataatctttttttttttttttttttacaattttcggcTAAAAACGGTTCTTAGAACACCATTACCCTGGCTCTTACCCATGGGTTTTAGcaaaagaataattaaaaaaatcagtgGATCTCACTCACTTTTAAAAACtgcatcttcttcctcttctgtaAGGACCGAATCTTAGGTGGTTTTTGAACTGTTCGCGGGTTCTACTGACATTTGGCGACACACAATTGATTcccttttaattattatttttttaacagacaaaaaaaattcaaaaacctaCCTATGAAATCGTGCATGGTGTTATTATATCTATTATTGAAGAgatggtttttaatttttcatataaaagaaCTAAGAACCGTATCTTAAGGCATCTCCATcctcactctttttttttcctttaaatggagtaaaattgaatatggagtaaggaatactccaacccaactccatatctcactctataatgaaatttattccataaatggagtaatctatttctgttttgttcatcactccattatggagtaGAAAATAGAAGAGGGCTGAaataattttactatattttcacttttatttcATTTGAGAGCATAAAAtgaagttttacattggagatgctcttaaacGAAACTAAGAATCTCAATTAATAAACCAGAGTTAATGATGATTTAATTATTTCGGAATTCTAAACCAACCAagggaaagaaaaaaactatttttatcgATATGTcagttttagaaaataatttccACGAAAATGGGTCCCGAAGAAAACTTCAAATGATAGTAACACCGTTCATAAGTCTATAAACTATCTCCACACGCAattaataaaagatattattaccCATTTTAGACTTTTTGCATAATTTCAACAATGGCCAAGCTCGCCGTTACCGTCACCGTTCTCTTATTCACGTTGGCTCTCTCCGTCGTTGCCTCCAAGCCCGAAAATGAAATCATCGCCGATAGCCATAACACTTTATCTGCCGACTCCGACCCGTTTACTACAAACCCAACAACCTTTCCCGAATCCGGATCATCAGGACCCGAACTAACATCTTCCGATGAGATCACTGTACCGGTCAATTTCATGAATTTCCATCCAATCAATCGTCACTTCCCTAGACGTCCCTTGACTTTCAACCGCCGTCCGTGCCACCACCGTCGACACGGGATGTTTGGACGAGGCCTCCAGATCCCTTACGGCAACGACATGATCATCTCCGGTGAAGAAGAAAAGACGACAGGTCTAGATCGTTCGTTAGACAGCATAGTCGTGGATATTCCGACCATCAAGATGTTTGTCGGTCCCATCGCGGTGGAGGAGGCGAAACACCATCTCGAGGAGGAGGATGGCTCCAGCATGAAGATTACTGTGACTTTGATGAAgcgcaaagaagaaggagaaggtgaAAGAGAGAGTGTGTTCAGGACAAAGATTCGCAAGTTTCTAAACCATTTGGTCTGAACAAGAAGAAGACTCTAGTTTGTTCTTTAAATCTAGTAAAGATACAATAAAGTAAAGCCCTCTTATATACGGGCTTAGCttctatatgtttttttctctgACAGCTTCCATATGAGATGAAGCTGATTTTGTCTAGTATAATACTGTATGTGATTCTGTAAAAGCTTAATCCTATAGTTAAATTAAATTGATTGCAGAAGCATGAAGGTGGTGACGAAGAATAACTTAAATTACATTACGCTTTTGGAgtacatattatattattatgctTGGTTTTCGCAGTAACCGCCTTGTTGGGAGGTTGAGGTCAGCTCAGGGCAAGCCGTGGGGTTGACTTTCTCGGCGGCTCCAACTACATCTGAGCATTTCCATATGGGAGAACCTTTTGTTCCAGTGAATGTAACATTGGAGAAGCAGAGGTTGGTGAAAGGTGCATCTTTCAATCCCTGAACCATGCCAGCACGCTCCACCTTGATTCCCCAGACGTTCTTGATCGTTATGCCTCGTACGACAGGGAGAGCCGACACGTTGAATTTATCATCCGGGTGATCTCCTGTGTCGCCAGAGATCTTAATCCCGGTCCGAACTTTCTCCAGGTGAACCCCCGAGACTGTGATCCCCTGGATGCTTCCTCCTCGGCCAATGTTTGTCTTGATATGAACGCCGATTCCGGAATTGTACAAAGTGATGTTTTCCACCGTGACATTCTGGATTCCGCCAGATGTTTCGCTTCCGATGGCTATACCGGCAAATGGGGAAGATCCGGTGATGCGTCGGATGGTGATGTCACGGCTTGGACGGTTGTAGGCAATGCCATACTCGTCCCAACCGCTCTTCACGGCTACAAGGTCGTCGCCAGTGGATATGTAGGAGTCTTCTATACACACGTTAGAGCTCGAATCTGTAGCAATGAGTGAGTGAGCACACAAGTTAATGATTTGAAACGTAACAGATGTAAATTAAGTGGAATGGGGACCTGGATCAATCCCATCGGTGTTTGGGGAATCAGTTGGAGCGAGGATGGTAACGTGATGAACTACAACACCACTGTGAGAAAAAAGAGAGATGCTAATTAGTGAGTTCAAGAGATGGTTTTGTTTTAGTGAGAGAAGAGAACCTGCAGTAAACAGGATGGAGAGTCCAGAAAGGGGAGTTCTGAAGAACAACATGAGAGATAAGGATGTCAGTTGAATTCTTGAATTCGACGAGACCCGGTCTGGTGAATTTTAGAGTTCCATGTCTCCACATGTTCCACCAAGGTTCTCCAGCACCGTCAATGGTCCCATTTTTGCCTAAGCAGACACACATTAACACAAACAGATAATCTGATTGCAGGATGAGATACAAAGTAAACTCCGAAACAAACCTGTAATAACAACATCGGTGAGTCCGTCTCCATGGATAAAGCTAATATACCTTTGACCAGGGCGCTCCCTTCCTCTGCCATAAGAAGGCAAAGGATCTATCAAAGGCCATTTCTCCGTATCCTGAACAATCAAAACATCTGTATAAATAATGCATTCTATGGTGATATGAATCTCAAATGGAATCACAGACAGACATTTCCACTGTTAAAAATCATCACATCATATAATCCAAAGCCTAAAACCAATCACCTGAAGGGCTTTGATGACTGCACCATGGGCGAGGTAAAGAGTCATGTGACTGGTAAGGTTGAAGCTCTGAGTCAAATAAACGCCACGTGGCACGTAGAGAAGCGTTCCCACGCTAACGTTTTTGGCGTTTCGTATCCGATCAATGGCGGCGTTGAAGGCATTGGTGTTCAAGGTGGTGCCGTCACCGACAGCGCCAAAGTCAGAAATCGACAGCATCTGGCTCCTGTGCTTCATCGGAACTATACCGGAGCAAGTGATGGGATCTCCGAGGGAGAGATGGTGGTGAGCGGAGAGCAAAAAGAATACGAAAACAGAGATCGGAAGTCGAGAGATTCCCATTGCTGTGGTTCTTACTAATGAGACAGTTGTGTGTAGAGAGTGAAGGAGAAAAAGGAATAAAAGGGGAGAAAGAGTTCGAAGGAATCTGATCTTAGAGAAACGTCATTAACTTACTCCACCAAGAAATCTGCTGGGAGAGTAATGCCAAAGAGGAAAGCAGAGAAGTCAGCTAAATTACGGTTTTGACCTACCTTTCCTAAAATGGTTTTCGAATCTTCTTCGggttttaatatatatcaattaatCATAAACGGGCCCAAATATTCAAAGCCCATTATAAATTGTCCCGCCAATTTTTCCCTAATTTGTCTCCACTTTCCCGCTACTTGCTAAGCGTTCTGTGCTCTGTTTCTgtgaatcaaaaaaaaaaaaaaattcacagaAACAGAGCACAGAACCCAAAACCAGAAGATTTTACTAGAAAGATGGTGAGAGAAGAGGCAGAAAGGAGAGGAGATGATACGATGATCGATGCACCGCAAATCACTAACCCAAAACCAGAAGATTTTTTCAATGTTCATTACCTCCGAATTTACTACGGCAAGTTTGCAAtgatcttattcaaaatctattGGTGCTCTCAAGTAATGCTTATTTAATTATTGAATGCAGGAAATCTATTTCCTTACACTGATATTCACAAATGGCTTTCTTACGGACACGGTATGtgcttgtgtttttttttttctcttacacTTACTTTGAAAGCCATACTAATACTAATAATAAGACCATGCTGATGCTGGTTGTAATAGATGGGAAACATCCTGGTTGCGATGAATACTACTTTGGTCGAAGAGAATTCTCTTTTACACTTGAGAACGATGTTTATCTGCGCTACAAGTCCTTCAAGTCTGTTTCATCTTTGGAACACGCTATCAAATCATGTTTTCCTTACAAGATTGATATTGGCGCTGTCTATAGCGTTGATGTGAGCTcccccttcttcttcttcagctgtGTGCTTTTAGTAACCATTTTTTATTTGAGTTTTCTTTTGCTCTTGCAGCCTGACAAGAGGCAtgcctattctcaaactggtaCCAATGTGTTCACTCCTGTGGAGAGGGAGTTGGTCTTTGATATCGTcagttttctaaattttcttctCTAATGAAATTTTCTTGTTTTGATGTTTATTCTTTTGTATTTTGACTCGAATTGTATTGTGTGTTTTTTCTCAGGATATAACAGATTATGACGACGTTAGATACTGTTGCTCTGGAGCTGATGTTTGCTCCAAATGTTGGCCTTTGATGACTGTTGCTATCAAAGTCATTCATACTTCCCTCAAAGGTATCATCACACACTTTCAACTACCATTTGTTTACTGTTCTTGAATTTTTCCATCTCCTATGAGTTTTTGGAACGTTAGTATATCTTGGGAATTAGTTTGCTATCTTTCTTTACCGTTTAGAACTTCACTGATGGTGTTTGGCAATGTGGAACACTAAATGTATTGGACGAACATCTAGCaacctatatattttttttttatttggtctCTTTGCAGAGGATTTTGGTTTCAAACATATTCTCTGGGTCTTCAGTGGTCGCCGTGGAGTTCACTGTTGGGTTTGTGATCCTAAAGCTCGCAGGTAAAAACAACTACTGCTCATTTGTTATGAATCAGTTTCTTCATATTATCTTCTGTTTTATGAAATGAAATTCTGCAGGATGACTAATGAACAAAGATCAGCAGTTGCTGAATACTTCCGTGTTTATAAGGTTGCTTTCTCAATATCTAACTAAAttgcttgttttgtttttgtgaaattctcttttaaagtttaattactgtttttcttttatgtgACAACAGGGAAATGAGAACAATGCAAGAAAAGTCGCTCTTATGGGTTATTCTCTTCATCCCTTCCTTGCGTAAGTGTTCCTCCTCCTCCATCACACCTTTCTGATTTCAATATCCTTTCTAATTTCATCCGGGCCCTTTTTCACAGGAGATCGTATGTGGATTTCCTCAAGGGTTTCTTTGAGGGTGAGTTACAAGCAAATCAAAGTATATTCTCTACCAAAGACAAGTATGACAAGATACTTGAGATGATTTCAGATGAAGGTATGGAAAGTGTCATGATGTATCTTTGTCAGCTTACTCAAGGTCCTAACCAAAGTTTCATGACTTACAACGGTCTACATATTCATGACAGATATTCAATCAGAGCTGAGAGAAAAGTGGGAGAAATCTGCTAATAGATCATCTCTATCAGAAGAAGCCATCAGCCTTGTTAGGTGGGAGCAGCTTAAAAACACCCTCCAATCCAAGAAACACAAGGTTTGTTATTGTCTTTACTTGTGTTTCTCTCAGCGTTTACCCCGTTAAACCCTGTATCCAATGTTTCAGGCTCCAACACTGCGTATGTGCGTCGAAGAAATTGTCTTCACCTTTACATATCCTCGTATTGATTTGGAGGTTTGTTTTATTAATCTATGCTACAATCTTATTAAAGCCTCCGTTAAGTATGGTTACTTGTTTAATTACAGGTCTCAAAACAAATGAACCATTTGCTTAAAGCACCTTTCTGTGTCCATCCAAAAACAGGTCCCTCCCGTTTGATTcttgaatatattatattaatcacACCAATTGATACACAGAGtcatgtttcattaaagaagaAATGTCTTGTGAATTTTCAGGTCGTGTATGTGTTCCTATCGACCCTAATAACTGCGATGAGTTTGATCCATTGGCAGTTCCTACACTTTCACAGGTACTAAAATAATAGACAAAATATGATACGTTAAAGAGGTGTGTGGATACTGAATTGGATCATCATAATTCACTAATATATTTCATTTGGTTTTATGATTGACAGCTAATAGAAGAAATCAACTCAGGAGGCTCCAAAATGGatgtggatgatgatgatgatgatgatggtacGTTCTTAATTACAATCACTGTTCGGATTAAGCCTTTACTAGCTAGCATAAATAACTTCTGTTGTATTTTTTAACACCTGCCAGATACAGATACAAGCTTACTAGGGAAATCAATCAAGTTCTTCAGATCCTCATTCCTAGAACCCTTACTAAAATCGTGCAAGGTAGATCTCTCATTTCTCTAAATTCTCCCCCATGattatatccaaaaatattcagAAAGGCTTTGATGCATCTGTTGGAAGAGTGATATTGATATGTTTAATGAATTGCCTGCAGGAAGAAATAGAGAGTTCATACAAAACCAAAATTGGCAAGTCTAAGGATTCATTCAGCTGGTAACTCTGGTGTATTGAGTTTACTTCGGTCGTTAACAGTCCGGTTATTTGGTCTAAGTTTCGCTTTCTATCAGTTTAGTTTGTAGTCTTCATTAAGTTTTAGAATCTATCCGGAGAATAGTCCATCTCTTGTTGCTACGTTTCCTAAGAAAATAATAGCTTATTGATGTGACTGAGTTTATTTATATGGTTATGAATTACACAAAAAGATTTTACATTAATGATTAAAGATGGTTAAGGTAACGAATGTTAAAAGGTGTAGCCACAGTTTGGTCCCCATCAAGAAGTGCTTTGGCAACAATGAGATTGGCAGCTTCGGTTGGGTGGTACGCGTCCCAAAACACAAATTTGGACCGGTCCTCACATGCTGCTTGGCTTGAGTTCTGGTTCGATCCCTTGAAGCAAGTAAAGGGTGGAAAGTAGCCCCCACAACAAGGCTTGTCCGCGTTCTCTAACCCTTCCAAACAAAAACATTTCAGTAGGAgtcttaataaaacaaaaacatttcgTTACTAGACAACTAAAGTCTTACCAAATTGACGATAGCTCAAAACCAGTTTCAAGAAGAGGTCGTAAGAGTTGGCGTAGACAAATGTAGTGTTGTGATATCCTAACTCACTATTCAATGTCGTGAGAGAATGTCTAAGCTTCATGTTATAGCCACGGACTATTTGGTTGACTTGGTCAGAGCATTTTCCAGCTGGTATCAAGTTCAAGGCACGAGCAAATGGTATGCAACCGAGTGGTCCCACTCCGACCACCACGAACTTTCTTGCTCCTAATTCATGCAAACGCTGCGAACACATGGGACTTGACACAGTTAATATGTCTTAGATCGTGCGCCCTCTGCATTTGGTTTTGCaagttaacaaaaatatttctgAAAATTCGAattaagtaaaaatattttaaacttcaCGCGAACATAAAAATTTGGTCTGACACCATTGAATTCTTTATATAACTTTACTACGAATTAACTAGTGGACGCAAGTGGTAACAAAAGACAATAATTCCATAATAATTGCTTGACACTTCATGCATTATGTATCTACACAAAGTACTATCTTTTACTACCTTAAGGTGTGTGGTTAAATGAAAGACCATGGAGTCTTGTAAGACACCAATGGGGAGCTTGTCTTGAGAGAAGAAAGGTATGGATGGTTGGATGTAATTTAATATATCATTGGACCCAATTGTGATTGTGAACATTGACTTCTTCAACATCTCTTTCGTACCATTTTCACCAATCATTCTTACCATATAGTCTCTACTTTTCTCAAAATAACTCACTTGTTCTCTCAACGGAACCCTCCCTATCTGTCAGAAaccaaaaagtttgttgttctCAACAGTCACTATATCTATAGTTACATATTATGTCTGTTATTTTCTATGTAAATTGagtattaaataatattattgtatTTATTAGGGATTATAACTAGACACTTTAAAACGACATTTGAACTACTGTATATGGGGAGCTTACGAACAAAAGACCGGTGTCGTCAAAGATTCCAGCCGAACCAGAAGCATAATTGATCCCACTATGAATTGTGTTAACCTCAGTGTTTGGTTCAAGATAAGGAGTTGGTGCTGATTCTGCTCCCAAGGCTtcacctgtttttttttttttttttcaaatcagtGATTACGTAAGAGAATTAGTTGCAGATTAATTAGCATCATCTAAATTTTCAAAAGCCACCGTTAAATGATTCAAGAGACAGCCACTCAAAATCATACTCCTTCCATTTCTtaaaaaatgtcactttgatatttttcacacatattaaaaaaattattggaatgcatttatatatttaataattacatTCTTTTGACTAATattatttgagataaatataattatttacaagATCAATGCAGTTTACAATTAGTATTAAACTggatcaaaatatattgaaattctaaaatgatattgtttgtataaaaaaaatgttattttaacatttttaagaTATTCCAAATGGTAGTTGCATTTATGAGATTAGCATCTTTTAATTCTTCAACCTTACACACTTTTTACATTACTATTGTTTTCAATTCGTCTGTCTAAAAGCAACATCAATGGGAGTTTTTGCTCTTGGGTTCTTAaaagacatatatatacatgcatatattatatatacgtaTGTAATTGTGGAGTTCTAAGCTTTACGGGAAATCCAACCAAaagtaaagctttttcgtaaagCTTAGAACCCcacaattatatatgtatatataatatatacatgtatGTATATGTAATTTAAGAACCTAAGAGCAAGAACCCCCATTGAAGTTGCTCTAACTACTCGATGCTGATTTTGACATCTATAAAACGAGTCAACTTATCTATCAATCGTTGACTTTAAGTGTGTTTTGTTTGTAAATGAGGGTCCTGTTATATTAAATTGCTGTAACTAACCTTTACATCACATTTATATCTAATCAAAGTACTAactactttttaatattttctccGGTTACACAATAAATGTTGTTTTGCTATAAATATTTTGCTTAGGAAAGATTATCTTGTCAtccaaaaagaaagagaagattgtaaataactaaatattagtatattttatttctactttaaacaaacataaaaatgCAACATAGAACATAAGTTCAATAATcaattcaatattttaaatttttaaaaagagtaTTTTTGTCAATTCATATAAaacatagtataaatattaCTGAATTAATAAAGAGACATACCTACAATATCAGAAATGGTCCGACCATTAGTGAATCTTCCGGTGGGTTGGCCATTAGAAGGTATGAAGTCGATGCCGTAGGGAGAAGAATCAGCTTTTGACAATGTGAAGAGATAATTGTTGTTTCCAACATCTACCAGTGAGTCTCCAAATATGAAATTTGTGAAAGATTGATCAGTAGCCTGAAGATGTGATACCCAAAGAAGAAGAGTGAGGTTGAAAAGCTTGTGAGGAAAACTACATGTGATCtccattttatttcttttttgctTTGGTCGAATCTTTGCCAATATACTGATATATACTGTTTTGGTTAAATAAAGTTAGGACTTTTGAACCATTCTTCTTGCTTACGTATGTAACATTAGGACTTGTTCAAAAGATTGCACATGGTTCTTCTACGTATCCTATTACTTAATTTGCTGGTCAAGTAACACAAACATTGATTTCTCTTGAGTCTTGAGTGCATATGCATAATTGACTCTTGAAATTTCATAAagttactgtaaagctcaggAATAATATGAggtataaa belongs to Brassica rapa cultivar Chiifu-401-42 chromosome A07, CAAS_Brap_v3.01, whole genome shotgun sequence and includes:
- the LOC103850234 gene encoding probable polygalacturonase, which gives rise to MGISRLPISVFVFFLLSAHHHLSLGDPITCSGIVPMKHRSQMLSISDFGAVGDGTTLNTNAFNAAIDRIRNAKNVSVGTLLYVPRGVYLTQSFNLTSHMTLYLAHGAVIKALQDTEKWPLIDPLPSYGRGRERPGQRYISFIHGDGLTDVVITGKNGTIDGAGEPWWNMWRHGTLKFTRPGLVEFKNSTDILISHVVLQNSPFWTLHPVYCSGVVVHHVTILAPTDSPNTDGIDPDSSSNVCIEDSYISTGDDLVAVKSGWDEYGIAYNRPSRDITIRRITGSSPFAGIAIGSETSGGIQNVTVENITLYNSGIGVHIKTNIGRGGSIQGITVSGVHLEKVRTGIKISGDTGDHPDDKFNVSALPVVRGITIKNVWGIKVERAGMVQGLKDAPFTNLCFSNVTFTGTKGSPIWKCSDVVGAAEKVNPTACPELTSTSQQGGYCENQA
- the LOC103850236 gene encoding KAT8 regulatory NSL complex subunit 3 isoform X1, with the translated sequence MEASNKRRREAEELCFADEESEISSSSLPVVIFAHGAGAPSSSDWMIRWKDKLKKSLSAVEVITFDYPYIAGGKRRVPPKAEKLVQFHLDLVKETAAKFPGHPLILAGKSMGSRYISFSLILCLQTLFKILNVILSFCRVSCMVAVDEDIPVSAVICLGYPLKGMKGAIRDETLLKMEIPVMFVQGSKDPMCPLDKLQAVCNKMKAVTEVHVIDGGDHSFKIGKKHLEAKGLTQDLVEDVALQAIAAFVSKSLAF
- the LOC103850235 gene encoding uncharacterized protein LOC103850235; the encoded protein is MAKLAVTVTVLLFTLALSVVASKPENEIIADSHNTLSADSDPFTTNPTTFPESGSSGPELTSSDEITVPVNFMNFHPINRHFPRRPLTFNRRPCHHRRHGMFGRGLQIPYGNDMIISGEEEKTTGLDRSLDSIVVDIPTIKMFVGPIAVEEAKHHLEEEDGSSMKITVTLMKRKEEGEGERESVFRTKIRKFLNHLV
- the LOC103850236 gene encoding KAT8 regulatory NSL complex subunit 3 isoform X2 gives rise to the protein MEASNKRRREAEELCFADEESEISSSSLPVVIFAHGAGAPSSSDWMIRWKDKLKKSLSAVEVITFDYPYIAGGKRRVPPKAEKLVQFHLDLVKETAAKFPGHPLILAGKSMGSRVSCMVAVDEDIPVSAVICLGYPLKGMKGAIRDETLLKMEIPVMFVQGSKDPMCPLDKLQAVCNKMKAVTEVHVIDGGDHSFKIGKKHLEAKGLTQDLVEDVALQAIAAFVSKSLAF